One Lactobacillus sp. CBA3606 DNA segment encodes these proteins:
- a CDS encoding sodium:proton antiporter, which produces MPIIELVILLACLVLLSNVLSHYLVAIPVSLIQVGLGLGVALLLNVQVKLQTDWFMLVFIAPMLYNDGRQFPKQELWKLRGAIFANAIVLVFITTILGGFLIHVLIPTIPLAVSIALAAILSPTDPVAVQSISEGVKLPKDILHLVSGESLINDASGLIGFKYALAAAVTGSFAIGKAVGDFFYISLVGLAVGLALITLIQVIRDVLRREGINDTVFNVVLQILTPFAIYFIAEDWFQASGVVAVVAAGVLAHIQNSHEAEDAPELRLVTEKVWNIIVYLLNGIVFLILGIELPVATKGTIEGTHTNTFHAIFDVLIVWGILLLIRVAWTYGYMLFSWLRNRAKTKPSVRIATLSGLSGVRGAITMAGVFTIPTVIANGDAFPERALVLFIAAGVIILSLVSAAGILPLMAAKSLPFMTRGSSLDEDDGVIVTDDNETDAPDEVKPQQVSYKQARIYVLRLAVQNIEEHRRAENQRAAYDLILDQQFQIRRLEVASQTADELQPMLTDEMQLRLVALAGERQAVKEMLAHGETSKLAARAYLRRIDEREQRLSQTIHRPGLPTLRTLRILYNRAVQGFRLWIAPADSDKLRAEQLEIQRVASKAAIKTLSQYLKQANVDEQQFDQQALYHLIVNYRNRIENAKADHSLSRADYERQRQTLRIKSLGAERAGVQHLLESGQISLRTASKLRQFINYSENLLMLNDIEADDE; this is translated from the coding sequence ATGCCGATCATCGAACTAGTGATTCTATTGGCATGTTTAGTGCTGCTGTCGAACGTATTGAGCCACTATCTAGTCGCAATTCCCGTCAGTTTAATTCAAGTCGGGCTGGGTCTGGGAGTGGCTTTATTATTAAATGTACAAGTCAAACTGCAAACGGACTGGTTTATGCTCGTGTTCATTGCACCGATGCTGTACAACGATGGCAGACAGTTCCCGAAGCAAGAGTTATGGAAATTACGAGGCGCAATTTTTGCGAATGCAATCGTACTCGTCTTTATCACAACGATTCTAGGGGGCTTCTTAATACATGTCCTCATTCCAACCATCCCCTTGGCCGTTAGTATCGCCTTGGCAGCGATTCTATCACCTACCGATCCGGTGGCGGTCCAATCAATTTCTGAAGGGGTCAAGTTACCAAAGGATATCTTACATTTAGTCAGTGGCGAAAGCCTAATTAATGACGCTAGCGGCCTAATTGGCTTTAAGTATGCCTTGGCGGCGGCAGTGACCGGGAGTTTTGCCATTGGTAAAGCGGTCGGTGACTTTTTCTACATTAGTCTAGTTGGCCTGGCAGTCGGTTTGGCACTAATTACGTTGATTCAAGTTATTCGCGATGTTTTGCGACGTGAAGGAATTAATGACACGGTTTTCAACGTGGTGCTACAAATTTTGACGCCCTTTGCCATTTACTTCATTGCTGAAGACTGGTTCCAAGCATCCGGGGTTGTAGCGGTAGTTGCCGCTGGTGTCTTAGCACATATTCAGAATTCCCATGAAGCTGAAGACGCGCCAGAACTACGCTTAGTAACCGAAAAAGTCTGGAATATTATTGTGTACTTATTAAATGGGATTGTGTTTCTCATTTTGGGCATTGAGCTCCCCGTCGCAACTAAAGGCACGATTGAAGGGACCCATACAAATACGTTCCATGCTATTTTTGATGTGCTGATTGTGTGGGGTATTCTGTTGCTGATTCGAGTGGCATGGACTTATGGGTACATGTTATTTAGCTGGTTACGTAATCGTGCTAAAACCAAGCCCAGTGTTCGAATTGCAACCTTGTCTGGTCTATCAGGCGTGCGGGGCGCAATTACGATGGCGGGGGTCTTCACGATTCCCACGGTTATTGCCAATGGCGATGCCTTTCCTGAACGGGCATTAGTGTTGTTTATTGCCGCCGGGGTCATCATTTTAAGTCTGGTTTCAGCCGCTGGGATTTTACCATTAATGGCAGCCAAGTCCTTGCCGTTTATGACGCGTGGTTCGAGTTTAGATGAAGATGATGGTGTGATTGTCACTGATGATAATGAGACGGATGCTCCTGATGAAGTCAAGCCGCAGCAAGTGTCTTATAAGCAGGCCCGGATTTATGTGTTACGATTAGCAGTTCAAAATATTGAAGAGCATCGGCGCGCGGAAAATCAACGAGCAGCATATGATTTGATTTTAGATCAACAATTTCAAATTCGGCGGTTAGAAGTGGCGTCACAAACGGCGGATGAACTGCAACCGATGCTCACCGATGAGATGCAACTACGCTTAGTGGCTTTAGCCGGGGAACGCCAAGCTGTTAAGGAAATGTTAGCGCATGGTGAGACATCGAAGCTAGCGGCCAGAGCGTATTTACGGCGAATTGATGAACGGGAACAACGCTTGTCACAAACGATTCATCGTCCGGGATTACCTACCTTACGGACGTTACGAATTCTCTACAATCGCGCCGTGCAAGGGTTCCGCTTGTGGATTGCCCCCGCTGATAGCGATAAATTACGCGCTGAACAATTAGAGATTCAACGGGTTGCCTCAAAAGCAGCCATTAAAACCTTATCGCAGTATTTAAAGCAAGCGAATGTTGATGAGCAGCAATTTGATCAGCAAGCCTTGTATCATTTGATTGTGAATTATCGGAACCGAATTGAAAATGCCAAGGCTGATCATAGCTTGTCACGTGCTGATTATGAACGGCAACGGCAAACATTACGTATTAAAAGCCTTGGTGCTGAACGAGCCGGTGTGCAGCACTTATTGGAGAGTGGGCAGATTAGTTTACGGACGGCATCGAAGTTGCGTCAATTTATTAATTATTCCGAAAATCTACTGATGTTAAATGATATTGAAGCGGATGATGAGTAA
- a CDS encoding MarR family winged helix-turn-helix transcriptional regulator, translating into MTETEIHEQFVETYMHILKYIGDFVSVPTRPYKITFEAYTVMQMIATSETALTLVKIANVQRVSRSAIARQINVLLALKYIEQTTNTHDRRIKYLSLTPAGQKVEQAISKASTERFHDWLQVYGEQRATDTLRYITDAEQKATTLGFSGFSGLHDKRSVHHGYRDPKAVD; encoded by the coding sequence ATGACGGAAACAGAAATTCATGAACAATTCGTTGAAACTTATATGCATATTTTAAAATATATCGGGGATTTTGTTTCAGTACCAACCCGACCATATAAGATTACGTTTGAAGCTTATACGGTCATGCAAATGATTGCGACGAGTGAAACGGCGTTAACGTTGGTTAAAATTGCGAACGTTCAACGGGTATCTCGGAGTGCCATTGCACGACAGATTAACGTATTATTGGCTTTAAAGTATATCGAACAAACGACCAATACGCATGATCGGCGAATTAAGTATCTTTCATTAACGCCCGCGGGTCAAAAAGTTGAACAAGCGATTAGTAAAGCGTCGACGGAACGGTTCCATGACTGGTTACAGGTCTATGGGGAACAACGTGCGACAGATACGCTACGTTATATTACCGATGCTGAACAAAAGGCAACGACACTTGGATTTAGCGGTTTCAGTGGCTTACATGATAAACGTAGTGTTCATCACGGTTACCGGGATCCAAAAGCAGTTGATTAA
- a CDS encoding DUF1361 domain-containing protein, translating into MTGKQRWTVRLAYWLFIGLIAFTIHDSFHFLLLNTTLAYIPIELSFWLTRRRSAPLFWLLALIWLLFYPNAPYLMTDLFHLSLLHPYGVNGLLRFNLTMWRDFTYLAGPTIVSIIIGTWGVDQVALECQRRLHLDRLPGARTLISLVLFLFASIGVYVGRFLRLHSIYLLITPQYIIEQLLNMWSIKMLAFVGLMWGLQTLIYAAWRFTNTTTTN; encoded by the coding sequence ATGACTGGTAAACAACGGTGGACCGTCCGGCTCGCTTATTGGCTATTCATTGGCTTAATTGCATTTACAATTCATGATTCATTTCATTTTTTATTACTAAATACAACACTAGCCTATATTCCAATTGAACTCAGCTTTTGGCTGACGCGCCGCCGTTCTGCCCCACTCTTTTGGCTGTTGGCTCTGATTTGGTTACTCTTTTATCCCAACGCCCCTTATCTGATGACCGATTTATTTCACTTAAGTCTGCTGCATCCCTATGGCGTTAATGGGCTATTACGCTTTAACTTAACCATGTGGCGTGACTTTACCTACTTAGCTGGCCCTACTATCGTCTCAATTATCATCGGGACTTGGGGCGTCGATCAAGTTGCCTTGGAATGCCAGCGCCGGTTACACTTGGACCGATTACCTGGGGCACGAACTTTAATTAGCTTGGTCCTCTTCCTCTTTGCTAGTATCGGGGTCTATGTTGGTCGATTCTTGCGCCTCCATTCAATCTATCTCTTAATCACGCCCCAATACATTATTGAACAACTACTTAACATGTGGTCAATCAAGATGCTAGCCTTCGTTGGCTTAATGTGGGGCTTACAAACACTCATTTATGCCGCTTGGCGTTTTACCAATACCACAACGACTAATTAA
- the cdaA gene encoding diadenylate cyclase CdaA, with amino-acid sequence MNFNWSDLLTVQNFVRLLDILVVWFVIYELIVLLRGTKAVQLFRGIIVIAVVKFVSVVIGLDTVSWIMDQVINWAVIAMVIIFQPEIRRGLEHLGRGSMFVRGKRQNEDEERMIAELDKAIQYMAKRRIGALMSIKLDTGLEDYIETGIALDADITGELLINIFIPNTPLHDGAVIIQDNQIKVAAAYLPLSESNLIPKELGTRHRAAVGISEVTDALTIVISEETGEVSITKDNELMRGMTQENYLRYFRQVLLTPEDQTRQNAIQNWFGRIFGGGPRK; translated from the coding sequence ATGAACTTCAATTGGAGCGATTTGTTGACGGTGCAAAATTTTGTCCGGCTCCTTGACATTCTGGTCGTCTGGTTTGTCATTTATGAATTAATTGTCCTATTACGCGGGACTAAAGCGGTTCAGTTGTTCCGGGGAATTATTGTCATTGCGGTCGTTAAGTTTGTCAGCGTGGTGATTGGCTTAGATACGGTTTCTTGGATTATGGATCAAGTCATTAACTGGGCGGTCATCGCGATGGTCATCATTTTCCAGCCGGAAATCCGGCGGGGCTTGGAGCATCTTGGTCGTGGGTCGATGTTCGTGCGCGGCAAACGTCAAAATGAAGACGAAGAACGCATGATTGCGGAGCTCGATAAGGCGATTCAATATATGGCTAAACGACGGATTGGCGCTTTAATGTCAATCAAGCTTGATACTGGCTTGGAAGACTATATCGAGACTGGCATTGCGCTTGATGCCGATATTACGGGTGAGTTATTAATTAATATTTTCATCCCCAATACACCGTTACATGATGGCGCCGTGATTATTCAAGATAACCAAATTAAAGTGGCAGCGGCGTATTTACCGCTATCTGAAAGTAATCTAATTCCTAAGGAACTGGGAACACGCCATCGTGCGGCCGTTGGAATTAGTGAAGTGACGGATGCCTTAACGATTGTTATTTCAGAAGAGACTGGGGAAGTTTCAATCACTAAGGATAATGAACTCATGCGTGGCATGACGCAAGAAAATTACCTGCGTTACTTCCGGCAGGTCTTATTGACACCGGAAGATCAAACTCGCCAAAATGCGATTCAAAATTGGTTTGGTCGTATTTTCGGAGGGGGGCCCCGTAAATGA
- a CDS encoding YbbR-like domain-containing protein, protein MKKFMNSSWSLRLLALLCALVLFAYVNSNKSSTTSLTNNTSKTTLTSNRKVTISAPLELNVNSTKHFVTGYPENVKITIEGPAALVTTTANTQNFKVYADLTGLAAGRHSVKVQVDGLNKELSYSLNQKYIHINIQPRRTASYKISADFNSANVADGYETGTPRLGTASVKVTGAVSEVSKVAKVVAVVNTEKNLQKSVNQQAMIEALDANGQTLNVVLTPSTTSVYIPIKQATTTKKVAVDLNASGKTASDTSYSFSTDTKSVEVTGTKAALAKITKLPVNVDVSGVDETTTKTVAVSTSDEDGLSAVSPTTIKVKITVKND, encoded by the coding sequence ATGAAAAAATTTATGAATAGTTCGTGGTCCTTACGACTATTAGCGTTATTATGCGCGTTGGTCTTATTTGCCTATGTTAATTCTAATAAAAGTAGTACGACTAGCCTGACTAACAATACGTCGAAAACTACGTTAACCTCTAACCGGAAAGTCACGATTAGTGCGCCCTTAGAGTTAAATGTCAATAGTACGAAGCATTTTGTGACTGGCTATCCCGAGAATGTTAAAATTACCATTGAGGGCCCGGCAGCATTAGTCACAACGACGGCCAATACACAAAACTTCAAAGTTTATGCGGATTTAACGGGCTTAGCTGCCGGCCGGCATAGTGTGAAGGTACAAGTGGATGGTTTGAATAAAGAATTAAGCTATTCGTTAAATCAGAAGTATATTCACATTAATATTCAACCGCGACGGACGGCGTCGTACAAGATTAGTGCTGATTTTAATAGCGCCAATGTTGCAGATGGTTATGAGACGGGCACGCCACGTTTGGGAACAGCGAGCGTCAAAGTTACCGGTGCGGTTAGTGAAGTTAGCAAAGTGGCTAAAGTTGTCGCAGTGGTTAACACGGAAAAAAATCTACAAAAATCAGTCAATCAACAAGCGATGATTGAGGCTTTAGATGCTAATGGACAGACGTTGAATGTGGTCTTAACGCCATCGACAACCTCCGTCTATATTCCGATTAAACAAGCGACCACGACGAAGAAAGTTGCCGTTGACTTAAATGCCAGCGGTAAGACGGCTAGTGATACCAGTTATTCATTTTCAACAGACACTAAGTCAGTTGAAGTTACTGGGACTAAAGCGGCGTTGGCAAAAATAACTAAATTACCGGTGAACGTTGATGTCTCGGGCGTTGATGAGACGACGACAAAAACAGTCGCAGTCTCCACTAGTGATGAAGATGGCCTTTCAGCGGTTAGTCCGACGACGATTAAAGTTAAGATAACTGTTAAAAATGATTGA
- the glmM gene encoding phosphoglucosamine mutase, which translates to MKYFGTDGVRGIANSGLTPELAFRLGRAGGYVLTEHAEDKAAQPRVLVARDTRISGQMLEESLVAGLLSAGIEVLRLGVITTPGVAYLVRIQDADAGVMISASHNPVEDNGIKFFGGDGFKLSDAKEEEIETLLDQPQDDLPRPAAEGLGTVADFPEGNLKYAQFLEQTIPDDLSGIHLAVDGANGSTSNLVSRIFADLNVDFETMATSPDGLNINKGVGSTHPEALAKFVVEKGAQVGLAFDGDGDRCIAVDELGNVIDGDKIMYICGKFLSERGKLKQDTVVTTVMSNIGLYKALEAAGLHSEQTQVGDRYVVEEMLKDGFNLGGEQSGHVVFLDFNTTGDGMLTGIQLLHVMKETGKKLSELAAEVTTYPQKLVNVKVQDKQAALDNDPIKAVIGEVETEMAGDGRVLVRPSGTQDLLRVMAEAKTTELVDAYVDRIVTVVRDQVGVE; encoded by the coding sequence ATGAAATATTTTGGAACTGATGGTGTGCGTGGCATTGCTAATTCTGGTTTGACACCAGAACTTGCTTTTCGTTTAGGCCGTGCTGGTGGCTATGTGTTAACGGAACATGCTGAAGACAAAGCAGCCCAACCACGGGTTTTAGTTGCACGTGATACGCGGATTTCGGGTCAAATGTTGGAAGAATCTTTAGTTGCCGGTTTACTTTCAGCTGGGATTGAAGTTTTACGCTTAGGCGTCATTACCACACCTGGGGTCGCTTATTTAGTTCGGATTCAGGATGCAGATGCTGGTGTTATGATTTCAGCGTCACATAATCCAGTGGAAGATAATGGGATTAAGTTCTTTGGTGGCGATGGCTTTAAGTTATCGGATGCTAAAGAAGAAGAAATCGAAACATTATTGGATCAACCACAAGATGATTTACCACGGCCAGCGGCGGAAGGTCTCGGCACTGTGGCTGATTTTCCTGAAGGTAATCTTAAGTATGCCCAATTCTTGGAACAAACGATTCCGGATGACTTAAGTGGGATTCATTTGGCGGTTGATGGTGCAAATGGCTCGACTAGTAACTTGGTTTCACGGATTTTTGCGGACTTAAACGTCGATTTTGAAACAATGGCGACGTCACCAGATGGGTTAAATATCAACAAAGGCGTGGGGTCGACTCATCCCGAAGCTTTAGCTAAGTTTGTCGTTGAGAAGGGCGCTCAAGTTGGGCTGGCCTTTGATGGCGATGGCGATCGGTGTATTGCAGTTGATGAACTGGGCAATGTCATTGATGGCGACAAAATCATGTACATTTGTGGGAAATTCCTCAGCGAACGCGGTAAGCTCAAGCAAGACACGGTTGTTACCACGGTTATGAGTAACATTGGGTTATACAAGGCGTTGGAAGCAGCTGGCTTACACAGCGAACAGACTCAAGTTGGTGACCGTTATGTGGTTGAAGAAATGTTGAAAGACGGTTTTAATCTCGGTGGCGAACAATCTGGTCACGTGGTATTTTTGGACTTCAATACGACTGGTGATGGGATGTTAACCGGGATTCAATTATTACACGTCATGAAAGAAACCGGTAAGAAATTATCTGAATTAGCAGCTGAAGTCACGACTTATCCACAAAAATTAGTTAATGTGAAAGTACAAGATAAGCAAGCTGCTTTGGATAATGATCCTATTAAAGCAGTTATCGGTGAAGTTGAAACCGAAATGGCCGGTGACGGTCGGGTCTTGGTTCGACCTTCTGGGACGCAAGATTTGTTACGGGTGATGGCCGAAGCGAAGACGACTGAATTAGTCGATGCTTATGTTGACCGAATCGTGACGGTCGTCCGTGATCAAGTTGGTGTTGAGTAA
- the glmS gene encoding glutamine--fructose-6-phosphate transaminase (isomerizing), which produces MCGIVGVTGKDSAVSILLNGLKKLEYRGYDSAGIYVNDQDGQDYLVKEKGRIDDLRQAVGANVHGSTGIGHTRWATHGAPSVANAHPQVSADGRFYLVHNGVIENFEELKADYLSDVTFKSQTDTEVIVQLVDRFVTQEGLSTLVAFRKTLGLLGHSSYGFLLMDKEAPDTLYVAKNKSPLLIGVGDGFNVVCSDSLAMLDQTKDFLELHDGEIVVVKPNEITITDQAGEAVQRETFHVDIDAAQADKGTYPFYMLKEIDEQPNVMRKLSQVYLNDAGMPVINADLLAEIKAADRLYIVAAGTSYHAGLVGASLFESLAGVPTEVHVSSEFAYNQPLLSKKPFFIFLTQSGETADSREVLLNVNEQNFPSLTITNVPNSTLSREASYTLLLHAGPEIAVASTKAYTAQIALQAILAKALGEANQTTAATDFNVKQQLALVANGMQALVDEKATFDKLAQSALLHTPNAFYIGRGLDYAVSLETALKLKEISYVQAEGFASGELKHGTIALIEKDTPVIGIITQQKTAGLTRSNLQEVAARGAKTITIVSDTLAKNDDTIVLPAVDERLSALLSVVPGQLLAYYTSLNKGLDVDKPRNLAKSVTVE; this is translated from the coding sequence ATGTGTGGAATTGTTGGCGTTACAGGTAAAGATAGTGCAGTATCAATTTTATTGAACGGTTTAAAGAAATTGGAATATCGGGGTTATGATTCAGCCGGTATCTATGTTAATGATCAGGATGGCCAAGATTATTTGGTTAAAGAAAAGGGTCGGATTGATGACCTGCGCCAAGCAGTTGGGGCTAACGTTCATGGGTCAACTGGGATTGGTCATACACGTTGGGCCACGCATGGGGCACCAAGTGTGGCCAATGCGCATCCACAAGTTTCGGCGGATGGCCGTTTCTACTTGGTGCACAATGGTGTGATCGAAAACTTTGAAGAATTAAAAGCCGACTATTTGAGCGACGTGACTTTTAAATCACAAACTGATACCGAAGTCATTGTGCAATTAGTTGACCGTTTTGTCACGCAGGAAGGCCTATCAACCTTAGTGGCTTTCCGGAAGACTTTAGGCTTATTAGGCCATTCTTCATATGGTTTCCTGTTAATGGATAAAGAAGCCCCTGATACGTTGTATGTGGCTAAAAACAAGAGCCCATTACTGATTGGGGTTGGCGACGGGTTCAACGTGGTTTGTTCTGATAGTTTAGCCATGCTTGACCAAACGAAAGACTTTTTGGAATTACATGATGGCGAAATCGTTGTGGTTAAGCCAAACGAAATTACGATTACGGACCAAGCTGGCGAAGCCGTTCAACGGGAGACGTTCCATGTGGACATTGACGCAGCACAAGCTGACAAGGGGACTTATCCATTCTACATGTTAAAAGAAATCGATGAACAACCGAATGTCATGCGGAAGTTATCTCAAGTCTACTTAAATGATGCGGGGATGCCCGTTATTAATGCCGACTTATTGGCTGAAATTAAAGCTGCTGATCGGTTATATATCGTGGCGGCCGGTACGAGTTATCATGCCGGGTTAGTTGGGGCTAGCTTGTTTGAATCCTTAGCTGGTGTTCCAACCGAAGTGCATGTCTCATCTGAGTTTGCTTACAACCAGCCATTGCTATCGAAGAAACCATTCTTCATTTTCTTAACGCAATCTGGGGAAACCGCTGATAGTCGCGAAGTTTTGTTGAATGTGAATGAACAAAACTTCCCAAGCTTAACGATTACCAATGTGCCTAATTCAACATTGTCACGGGAAGCGAGCTACACGTTGCTCTTGCATGCTGGTCCTGAAATTGCGGTAGCCTCAACTAAAGCTTATACCGCTCAGATTGCCTTACAAGCGATTTTAGCCAAGGCGTTAGGTGAAGCCAACCAAACTACTGCGGCTACCGATTTTAATGTTAAACAACAATTAGCTTTGGTTGCTAATGGGATGCAAGCACTAGTTGATGAAAAAGCCACCTTTGATAAGTTGGCACAATCAGCCTTATTACACACGCCGAATGCGTTCTATATTGGTCGGGGCTTAGACTATGCGGTTTCATTGGAAACGGCCTTGAAGTTGAAGGAAATTTCTTATGTACAAGCAGAAGGCTTTGCTTCCGGTGAATTAAAACATGGTACAATTGCGTTAATTGAAAAAGATACGCCAGTGATTGGTATTATCACGCAACAAAAGACGGCGGGCTTAACCCGTTCTAATTTACAAGAAGTCGCGGCACGTGGAGCCAAAACGATTACGATTGTGAGTGACACGCTAGCTAAAAACGATGATACGATTGTATTACCAGCAGTTGATGAACGGTTGAGCGCTTTACTTAGTGTTGTACCTGGGCAATTATTAGCTTACTATACCAGCTTGAACAAGGGCTTGGATGTTGATAAACCTCGGAACTTAGCTAAGAGTGTGACCGTAGAATAA
- a CDS encoding Cof-type HAD-IIB family hydrolase — MAIKLIATDLNGTLLRGDQSYHQERLQRVLNALRARGIRLALTSGNQYAHLKALFAPIEADNLVMVAENGASIYQQAAQLFDGSLSAATVNQFITVDRKQALFNKTYLILVGAQGSYTELGAPQALLKAAQQFYDNLQEVPSLATVTDKIKKISVSTTPAAASALVAALNKTFAGRLVAHDSGYGVIDLVASNVGKLPAVQWLAQRFGLAANEIMAFGDGDNDVPLLQYAGLGIAMRNAPAKIQAVANQITALDNEHDGVLDSIESLVLNKA, encoded by the coding sequence GTGGCAATCAAACTAATTGCAACAGATTTAAATGGCACATTATTACGTGGTGATCAGTCGTATCATCAGGAACGGTTACAACGGGTTTTAAACGCATTACGGGCCCGAGGGATTCGGTTAGCCCTGACTTCTGGCAATCAATATGCCCATTTAAAGGCGCTCTTTGCACCCATCGAAGCTGATAATTTAGTGATGGTGGCGGAAAATGGCGCTTCAATCTATCAACAAGCGGCACAATTATTTGATGGGAGCTTATCAGCAGCGACGGTTAATCAGTTTATTACGGTTGATCGAAAACAAGCGTTGTTTAACAAGACCTATTTAATTTTGGTGGGTGCCCAGGGGTCGTATACCGAGCTTGGTGCGCCCCAAGCACTCTTAAAAGCGGCGCAGCAATTTTATGATAACTTACAAGAAGTGCCCAGCTTGGCGACGGTGACGGATAAAATTAAAAAAATCAGCGTATCAACAACACCAGCTGCAGCGAGCGCATTGGTAGCTGCGTTGAATAAGACGTTTGCCGGGCGCTTAGTGGCGCACGACAGTGGGTATGGCGTGATTGACTTAGTTGCTAGTAACGTCGGTAAGTTACCTGCCGTTCAATGGTTAGCCCAGCGGTTTGGGTTAGCGGCTAATGAAATTATGGCGTTTGGCGATGGCGATAATGACGTGCCATTGTTACAATATGCCGGTCTAGGAATAGCGATGCGCAATGCACCAGCTAAAATCCAAGCAGTTGCCAATCAAATTACTGCGCTTGATAATGAACATGATGGGGTTTTGGATAGTATTGAAAGCTTGGTTTTGAACAAAGCTTAG
- a CDS encoding aldose epimerase family protein, producing the protein MKIIEHQANGINYYTLVNNHHMSVTIMDWGATITAIKTHDKAGQFANVILGFDAGEDYINYQSFFGATVARVAGVIKNATWRHHELTQNFGEHHLNGGNMPQIAFEPWFLERKLQTADQVGLVMQYITLDGENGYPGTMTITANFILDNNGKFTISYTGKSDKATLFNPTNHTYFNLSGNADRLIDHQVLKINADEYSALNKHGLPTGKLPWVTNTPFDFRKRTEIGPQIKKINGGLHHGFVLNTTPHPQVELLDRISGRKVTLKTNAKAIVVSSATNYRDDRYRLNGGKPMRSQLGLSLQAQMLPDAIHHKEFGNIIIEPNVPVTYQTAYQFSNIYDV; encoded by the coding sequence ATGAAAATAATTGAGCATCAAGCAAACGGGATTAATTATTATACATTAGTGAACAATCATCATATGAGCGTGACCATTATGGACTGGGGCGCCACCATTACCGCAATCAAAACACATGATAAGGCTGGCCAGTTCGCCAACGTCATTTTAGGTTTTGATGCTGGCGAAGATTACATTAACTATCAATCTTTTTTTGGCGCCACCGTAGCTCGCGTCGCTGGCGTCATCAAAAATGCCACTTGGCGTCACCATGAACTCACCCAAAACTTTGGTGAACACCATTTAAACGGCGGTAACATGCCACAGATTGCATTTGAGCCTTGGTTTCTCGAACGGAAGCTACAAACGGCAGATCAAGTGGGCCTAGTCATGCAATACATTACACTTGATGGTGAAAATGGCTATCCCGGGACGATGACAATTACCGCCAATTTCATTTTAGACAACAATGGCAAATTCACGATTAGTTATACGGGTAAGAGTGATAAAGCCACCCTCTTCAACCCAACTAACCATACTTATTTCAATCTCAGCGGGAATGCTGACCGCTTAATCGATCACCAAGTCCTCAAAATCAACGCTGATGAATATTCAGCCCTCAATAAACACGGCTTGCCAACTGGTAAATTGCCATGGGTTACGAACACGCCGTTTGATTTTCGCAAACGGACTGAAATTGGCCCGCAAATCAAAAAAATTAACGGCGGCTTACACCATGGATTCGTGTTGAATACCACGCCTCATCCACAAGTCGAACTGCTTGATCGGATTAGTGGCCGCAAAGTCACCCTCAAAACCAATGCCAAAGCTATCGTTGTTTCGAGTGCGACTAACTATCGCGATGACCGTTATCGGCTCAACGGTGGTAAGCCCATGCGCTCACAATTAGGACTCTCATTACAAGCTCAAATGCTCCCCGATGCCATTCATCATAAAGAATTCGGCAACATTATTATCGAGCCTAATGTCCCAGTGACCTATCAAACCGCTTATCAGTTTTCAAATATTTATGATGTCTAA